Genomic DNA from Deltaproteobacteria bacterium:
CTGCCTTCAGCGGATCCACGTGACCGGGGGCACGTGCGCCGCGCTTGTTCAAAGCATCCGCAGGCATCGTCCTTTTACCCCCACGCGGATCGGCCGGGCAGAGGACCAGGCCTATCTCCTCTCCTCCCTGTTCAGGGACCCTGATAGAGGCCTTCGCTATCTCCACAAACCCGGACTCATCATGCGGCATGACAAGGAGACCTTTGCAGGACAGGCCATTGCCGGGGCCAAGGCGGGAAAATACGTGGGGGACCTGGTGCGGACCCTCCTTTTCTCCTATTATGCCCGGGCACTCCCCTGGCCGTTAACAGAAACAAAGGGCGTGGTCGATCCATTTACCGGATGCTTTATCAGCAGGATTCCCTTCACCGTGGTCTATCTGCGTTTGGGACTCAAGGTATTGGAGACGATGGCCCGGGACGTGTCGTCCGGGAACGCGGAGGGAATGAAACTCCTGACCCTGGCCGTCGATCGTCTCGAGGGTCTCCTGAGAGAACTGGAGGCCCCCCCCAATCCGTTGATTGAGGCCTGCCTTGAAGAAAAGCGCGGGTGGGACCTGTTCTATGATGTGCTGGACGGCATCGAGGCGGGACTGGCCAAAGGGGATAAGCGCGCCGTCCTGTTGCGCCAAAAGGCCCGGGGCCTTGTCCATGACTGCCTTATGGAAACAGACCGGCAGAGGCCCTGACCTGTTTCCAGATCTCCTCCCTCCCCTGTCGGGTCTTTGCCGAAAAGAGGATCGGTTCGTCAGGAGACATCCCGGCAAGCGCTCCCGCAATAAGCGCGGCGCGTTGCCTCGCCTGCTGCCGGGAGAGCTTGTCTGCCTTGGTGAGCACGATAATAGGGGCAATCTGATAGTGATTCAACCAGTGAAGAAGATCTATGTCCCCGGCCGCGGGGTCCCTTCGGATATCCAGGATCACGATCACCGCCTTCAGGGTTTCCCTGCTTTTCAGATAGCTTTCCACCATCTGCTGCCACGACTGCTTGACCTTGACCGGAACACGGGCAAATCCATAGCCGGGCAGGTCCACTAAATAGAGGGATTCGCCGAAACGGAAAAAATTGATGGACTGGGTCCTCCCCGGGGTGGCGCTGGTCCTGGCCAGCTTCTTCCGATTGACCAGGGTATTGATAAGGGAAGACTTGCCCACATTGGACCGGCCCGCAAAGGCGATCTCCGGCCTATCCGCCGGCGGGTACTGCCCCTCTTTGAAGGCGCTTGTGAGAAATTCGACATTCATGATAATGTTTATCCAAGAAAGAAAACCGTCTCCAGGGGTCTAACCGCCGATCTTCTCCAGTCCTCATTTTTTTCCCATTCGAGCGTTCGACCAAAGCGACTCCCCAG
This window encodes:
- the yihA gene encoding ribosome biogenesis GTP-binding protein YihA/YsxC, with the translated sequence MNVEFLTSAFKEGQYPPADRPEIAFAGRSNVGKSSLINTLVNRKKLARTSATPGRTQSINFFRFGESLYLVDLPGYGFARVPVKVKQSWQQMVESYLKSRETLKAVIVILDIRRDPAAGDIDLLHWLNHYQIAPIIVLTKADKLSRQQARQRAALIAGALAGMSPDEPILFSAKTRQGREEIWKQVRASAGLFP